TAGTTTCATTTTATACTGAGACAACAAGTTTTGATAATATATTTTCAAGGGCAGTAACTGACTTTAACAGATTTTCCGAACTTTCTTTTATCTCCTCTATAAACTTCATGTGCTCTTCTGTAGATGCAGCAACTTCTTCGGTGGAAGCAGCAGTCTCTTCTGACACTGCTGTAATATTTGCTATAGATCCTATTATTTCATCTTTATACCTTGCAAGTTCCATCATCGCATTATTCAACATATGTATATTTTCAGTAATAGTATCTATTGAACTCTTGATCTCATTAAAAGCAGCATATGTAGTTTCCACTTGATGTGCCTGGTCATCCGCAATTTCTTTTACCAGATTTGCTTTTTCAACTGTCTTGTCTGTCTTTTGCTCTATTTCACTTATAATCTTGGCTATTTCACTGGCAGCTTGTCTCGATTGCTCTGCTAAATTTCGAACTTCTTCTGCGACGACTGCAAATCCACGACCAGCCTCACCAGCTCTTGCTGCTTCAATAGCAGCATTTAAGGCAAGCAAATTGGTCTGGTCTGCAATTCCCGTTATCACTTCTATAATCTTTTCAATATGGTGGGAATTTGCTTGCAATTCATTTATCGCACTAACAACTTCGTCAATTGACTCTTTTGTAACATCCGTTTTTTCTTTCAAAGAATTTACTGTGTGCATGCCATTTTGACTAAGCTTATCAGCATTTATAGTAGACTCTTCTACGGCTTTGAAAAATTTAGCAGAATCATCAATACTATTCCCAATATTCTGCACCATATCGGCCGCATTAGAAGTATCTTTTGCTTGTTCAGAAGCTCCATTTGCAATCTCTTCCACTGCCTTAGAAATTTGTTCAAAAGTCATATTCCCTTGTTCGATCGATCTAAAAAGGGCATTCGCTGTATCTTTAGTGGTTTGAGCAAAAGTAGAGACGTCTTTTAAAATTGCTCTAACATTTTCCATCGTCCTATTAAAAGTCATTATTAATGTACCAATCTCATCTTTTCTCTTTAAATCTACATTGGCTGTAAAATCTCCTTCTTGTGCTCTCTTAAGTTCTTCAATTAATTTTTTAATAGGTCTTGTAATATTTAATGAAATAATTACTGATAAAATTAATGACAAAGCAAAACTAACACTTGCTACTGTAATAAAGACATGCATTACTTTATCATCAACCGCGAAATAATAAATAGCCCCCACCGGTATGGCTGCTACTATAAGAAATGAAATAATGAGCCGCCAAAATATGCTTCTCATACATGTTCCCCCTTTTATAGATTATGTTTTCATCCCACCCTGCTACTTCAAGACTTTATCTACTAATAAATTTAAGGATGTATTCAAACAATATTCCCCCAAGGTAAATTCCTATAATGCCAGCTATTCCTGGTAATACATTCGGAGCAGGGAGTGGCAATTTTAAAGATGAAAAAATTAATCCTACAATCATTCCCGTAACTAATGCCAGCAACGTCTCTTTCACATTAACACCTCACTTTATTTTTATCGGTATTTTTATTATTTACTTTAACCAATTTTATATTATATCACAATTTTTTGTTATTTGTCAGACGTCTAATCACTTTTTAGAAAAATAAGATGTATACAGCATTAATGAATCGACCTCTTTTGCAATTTACCTCCTAAAACATCGTAGACATCATGTATGGTAACAAAGGCTCCTTCGTCATGTTCTTTCACAATCATTTTTAACTTAGCAATCTCCAAACGGCTAACTATAGCATATAAAATTCCTTTTGTTCCTTTAGTATAACCACCCTTCCCTTCCCAAAATGTAACACTTCGTCCTAAACGGGCTATTATAGTTTCCGCAATCTCATCTGCTTTCTCAGTAACTATCATAACAGCTTTCGCTTCATCTAAACCCTCTATAGTCAAATCAATGACCTTAAAAGCAATAAAATAAGTGATGAGAGAATACATAGCTCTATCCCAAGTAAAAACTATTCCAGCACTTCCCAAAATAAAAATATTGAAAAATAATACAATTTCTCCTACAGAAAAACCACTCCATTCTGAAATTACCACTGCCACAATTTCTGTTCCATCCATTGAACCTCCATATCTTATTACAAGCCCTACTCCAATTCCCAAAATGATACCTCCAAAAACAGAAGCCAGCAAAGTATCACTTGTAAGAGGAGGGATTTTCTCCAAAAAAGTTACTCCTATAGAAAGAATCGTAACAGCAAAAAAAGTAGAAATCACAAAGCTCTTACCTATTTGCTTATAACCAAAAATCAAAAAAGGAATATTTAATAGAAAAATAAAAGCTCCAAGAGGTAACTTTGTTAAATAACTTAACATGATAGAAATACCAGTTATACCACCATCAATTATATTATTAGGTACTAGAAATATTTCTAATGCTACTGCCGCAAGAAAAGCTCCTACAAAAATAAAAACATAATTTTCAAGCTTTTTCATACTCCACCTCCAAAGTTTATTCCCAATTTCAATTATAGGTAATAACATAGTTGCTGTAAACCTCTTGAATATCCTAGATCCCCGATTAAGTTGAAATTTTTAACATATAAAAATGCCTTACCATGAATATAGGTAAGACATTTTTGATCGTTATTTTTCTCTTTGTGCTACTGTCGCTGCTTGTTGAAGAGGATCCCATACCGAGTTATACGGAGGCGCATAAGCAAGGTCTAAGGCCTGAAGGTCATCAATTGTCATACCGTGGAAAAGAGCTGTAGCGAGAACATCAATTCGCTTGTCTACCCCAGCACCTCCTGCAATTTGTCCTCCTAAAAGCTTGCGGTTGTCTTTATTAAAGTGGAGACGAATAGTCAAAACTTCATCTTCCCAAGGATAATAATGACTTATAGGTCTTGCCTTAATAGAAACAGTCTGATATGGAAGACCTAAAGCTTGGCATTCCCTTTCCCCTAAACCGCTTCTTGCAATCGTCCTATCAAAAACTTTCACGATCGCTGTACCGACAATACCTGCAAATTTTGCATCTCCGCCCGCCATGTTAATTCCAGCAATTCGTCCTTGTTTATTAGCCGTAGTCCCCAAAGGCACATAATCCGGCGCATTTTTTATGCGATGAAAATGGGTAGCACAGTCCCCTGCGGCAAAAATATCTGGAATATTTGTTTGTAGGCGTTCATTTACAAGAATCGCATTTCGAGGACCTAGCTCTATACCAGCCTCTCTGGCAAGCTCACTAACTGGGCGAACTCCTATAGAAATAATGACTAAATCGGCTGGGAAAGAACCATTTTTTGTCACAACAGCCCGTACGCCTTTTTCATCCCCTTCTAACCCCACAACTTCTTCATTTAAATGAATTTCTACCCCATGCCTTTTAAGAGCATCCTGTGCAATTTCAGCAATAGGAGCATCAAAAGTCGGAATAAGCTGAGGAGCTAAATCCAAAACAGTCACTTTAAACCCTCTATTATGTAAGGCTTCTGCTGTTTCTAAACCAATATATCCCCCACCAATTACCACCGCTTTATTAGGAGTATGAGTTTCAAGCCAAGACAAAAGTTTTTCCGCATCTCCCATTGCCTTCAAAGTAAAAACTCCAGGCAAATTTTTACCTTCCCATGGCGGTACAATCGCTGCACTTCCTGTCCCAATTAAAATCACATCATAAGGCACTGTAATTTCATCTTTTTCTTCCCGGCGATATACACAAATCTGCTTCTTTTGAGGTATAATCTGTGTAACCTCATGATAAAGCTTTACATCGATATTATAGCGAGTGTAAAACTCTTCAGCTGTTCGGGCAATAAGCTTTTTCTTCTCAGGTACTACTCCCCCCACCCAGTAGGGAAGGCCACATTGAGCATAAGAAATGACTCCCTCTTTTTCAAAAACAAGAATTTCTCCTTCAGGGTCCTGTCTTCTAATTTGAGAAGCTGCACTCATTCCAGCAGCATCGCCACCAACAATTACATATCGTCTGGGCATGTTTCTTCCTCCTTTTTGTACTTATGTACACATCTTCATTATACTCTGCTACTTTATATTTTTCAAACTCTTTAAAATTCTAAAAAATTTATATTTCAATCCTTCTTTTCTTATTTAATTTATTCCCTTTGACAACATCTCAATCTTTTTCAAGACTCTTTCCTTTTCTTTCCCTTCCAGAATAATTGGTTTAAAATCATTTCTATCCTTTTGAGAAGAAACAGAGATAGGTATTATATCCTCTTCAATATCTATTATCTCTCCTTTATCATTAAGAATAAAGGTTTGCTGAAATATCAAAGAATCTTTGTCTTTAGGATTTCTATTCCCCCCAAAAGAAAAATTGCCAAGAGAATAGGCAATATACCTATTTTTATACTTTTCTATCCCTTGTATCACATGAGGATGATGACCTATCACAAGGTCTACTCCTTCATCTATTACAAAATGGCCTAAATCTTTCTGGATTTTGTTTGGATAATACTGATTCTCCTCTCCCCAGTGAAAACTAACAACCAAAATATTGACATTAGGTCTCAATTCTATAATATCCCTTTTAATTTGATTTTTAGTCTCCATAGTATTGTCAAAACCTGTATAACCAAGCACTCCAATTTTTATCCCTTTTATATTAGTAACGTATTTATACCCATATCCAAAATACCCAATTCCCTCTTTCTTTAATGCTCTTATTGTATCTTCAAAACCCTCTCTCAAATAATCAAAAGTATGATTATTTGCCAAATTTACAACTTCTATACTCCCTTCTTTTAAAATCCGCGCATAAGAAGGTTCTCCCTTAAAAGCATATTCCTTATTAGCTTTTTTCGTTGCAGTAGTAAAAGTTGTCTCCAAATTTGCAATCGTCAAATCGTCCTTATCTAAAATGTTTTTGACGTTTTCAAAAAAATATCCATAGTCATAATTATGCTTTTTTAACTCTTCATCAAAGGTACCAAATTTACCATAGGACTCATCAGAGCCTAAAGCACAATCCCCTACTGCACTTATAACTATTTTTGTATAATTATCCTCTTTATGAACATCCTCTTGAGGAAGACTTTGTGGCTTTTTTTCCACAATAAATTCCTTTAAGAGAGTTTCTGAAATCCCCAGATTTACTGCCTTCAATGGAATAGCAGTTATTGCCATTATGAGAAAAACAAAAACTAAAATTTTAGTCACCGTTTTTCCTTTCATATCCACTGCCCTCTTCTTAACATTCTGTAACAATTTTACACATTCACATAAAATAAATCAATACAAAAAAAGAAACCACTTATTGTGGTCTCCTTAAAAAATTAATCTTCCAAACCCAAAGTCTTTGCAAACTCCTCTTTCGCCTTTTCTAAGAGAGATTTCGCTTCTTCTAAACTTTCCATATTCATAACCATAAAGTAAAACTTCACTTTCGGCTCTGTCCCTGAAGGCCTTGCATAGACCAAAAGCCTATCCCCAAACTCCATCTTTAAAACATCCGAAGGAGGAATTTGCCCATGTCCTTTTAAATAATCTATCATCCCTGTCAGTTTATGTCCCGCAAGACTTTCAATGGGATTTTCTCTCAACCTTTTCATTATTCTCCTTATCTTTTCTACTCCTGCTTCTCCTTCATACACAGGAGAAAGCTGCCCTTCAAGATAATACCCGTATTTTTTATAAATCTTTTCTAAAGCGTCCACCAAAGTCATGCCCTCTTGCTTGTAATAAGCTGCCATTTCACAAGTTACCATTATTGGAGTCCCAGAATCTTTATCGTAAACAAAATCACCTATATTGTATCCATAGCTTTCCTCATAAGCAAAAAATACAGTTTTGCTTTCGGCTCTTAACCTGTCAGCCTCATTGCAAATCCACTTGAATCCAGTCAAAACTTCAGAAACCTCAACCCCGTGGGCTTTTGCAATTTTAGCAAAGAGCTTGGAAGACACAATAGACTCTATCACAGCCGGATTTTTTGGCATGCCCTTTCGAGAATACATCGTAAGAAGAAAATTTAAAAGCAAAATGCCCATCTGATTTCCATCTATTCTCACATAATCTCCTCTATGCTTTACCAAAACTCCCATCCTATCTGCGTCCGGGTCTGAAGCCACAACTATATCCGCATCAATGCTTCTTGCATCTTTCAAAGCAAGCTCAAAGGCCTCATCAAACTCCGGATTAGGGTAGCTCACTGTAGGAAAGCCTCCATCCGGTATCTGCTGTTCTTTTTGAATATATACATCAAACCCTACTTTCTCAAGTAGCGGCGGGACAATTTTAATACCTGTCCCATGGAGAGGAGTATACACTATCTTTAAATCCTTTGAAGAAATGCCAAAAGAATAAGAAAGGGCTTTTTCAAAATATGCAGAGTCCACCTCTTTCCCTACCATGACCACAAAACCCTTATCTTTAGCCTCATCAAAAGATATCCTTTTTACATCCGCAAAAGACAGTTTCTCGTATTCCTCTATAATGCCTTTATCATGAGGTGGAATAATCTGGGCGCCATTTGACCAATATACCTTGTATCCATTGTATTCCGGAGGATTGTGGCTCGCTGTTATCATTATACCAGCTGTAGCCTTTAAAAACCTGACAGCAAAAGACAAAAGAGGTGTGGGTCTAAAATCGTCAAAAAGATACACCTTTATCCCATTTGCTGCAAGTATTTGAGCAGCTTCTTCAGCAAATTCCCTTGAAAATCTTCTCGTATCATAAGAAATAGCTACACTTTTTTCTCCCTCTACAGTCTTATTTATGTAATTAGCAAGGGCTTGTGTCGCTTTACCCACCGTATAGAAATTCATTCTATTTGCCCCAAGCCCCATAATGCCT
The Thermoanaerobacter uzonensis DSM 18761 DNA segment above includes these coding regions:
- a CDS encoding methyl-accepting chemotaxis protein, with product MRSIFWRLIISFLIVAAIPVGAIYYFAVDDKVMHVFITVASVSFALSLILSVIISLNITRPIKKLIEELKRAQEGDFTANVDLKRKDEIGTLIMTFNRTMENVRAILKDVSTFAQTTKDTANALFRSIEQGNMTFEQISKAVEEIANGASEQAKDTSNAADMVQNIGNSIDDSAKFFKAVEESTINADKLSQNGMHTVNSLKEKTDVTKESIDEVVSAINELQANSHHIEKIIEVITGIADQTNLLALNAAIEAARAGEAGRGFAVVAEEVRNLAEQSRQAASEIAKIISEIEQKTDKTVEKANLVKEIADDQAHQVETTYAAFNEIKSSIDTITENIHMLNNAMMELARYKDEIIGSIANITAVSEETAASTEEVAASTEEHMKFIEEIKESSENLLKSVTALENILSKLVVSV
- a CDS encoding XapX domain-containing protein; translation: MKETLLALVTGMIVGLIFSSLKLPLPAPNVLPGIAGIIGIYLGGILFEYILKFISR
- a CDS encoding YitT family protein, whose protein sequence is MKKLENYVFIFVGAFLAAVALEIFLVPNNIIDGGITGISIMLSYLTKLPLGAFIFLLNIPFLIFGYKQIGKSFVISTFFAVTILSIGVTFLEKIPPLTSDTLLASVFGGIILGIGVGLVIRYGGSMDGTEIVAVVISEWSGFSVGEIVLFFNIFILGSAGIVFTWDRAMYSLITYFIAFKVIDLTIEGLDEAKAVMIVTEKADEIAETIIARLGRSVTFWEGKGGYTKGTKGILYAIVSRLEIAKLKMIVKEHDEGAFVTIHDVYDVLGGKLQKRSIH
- a CDS encoding FAD-dependent oxidoreductase; this translates as MPRRYVIVGGDAAGMSAASQIRRQDPEGEILVFEKEGVISYAQCGLPYWVGGVVPEKKKLIARTAEEFYTRYNIDVKLYHEVTQIIPQKKQICVYRREEKDEITVPYDVILIGTGSAAIVPPWEGKNLPGVFTLKAMGDAEKLLSWLETHTPNKAVVIGGGYIGLETAEALHNRGFKVTVLDLAPQLIPTFDAPIAEIAQDALKRHGVEIHLNEEVVGLEGDEKGVRAVVTKNGSFPADLVIISIGVRPVSELAREAGIELGPRNAILVNERLQTNIPDIFAAGDCATHFHRIKNAPDYVPLGTTANKQGRIAGINMAGGDAKFAGIVGTAIVKVFDRTIARSGLGERECQALGLPYQTVSIKARPISHYYPWEDEVLTIRLHFNKDNRKLLGGQIAGGAGVDKRIDVLATALFHGMTIDDLQALDLAYAPPYNSVWDPLQQAATVAQREK
- a CDS encoding CapA family protein; its protein translation is MKGKTVTKILVFVFLIMAITAIPLKAVNLGISETLLKEFIVEKKPQSLPQEDVHKEDNYTKIVISAVGDCALGSDESYGKFGTFDEELKKHNYDYGYFFENVKNILDKDDLTIANLETTFTTATKKANKEYAFKGEPSYARILKEGSIEVVNLANNHTFDYLREGFEDTIRALKKEGIGYFGYGYKYVTNIKGIKIGVLGYTGFDNTMETKNQIKRDIIELRPNVNILVVSFHWGEENQYYPNKIQKDLGHFVIDEGVDLVIGHHPHVIQGIEKYKNRYIAYSLGNFSFGGNRNPKDKDSLIFQQTFILNDKGEIIDIEEDIIPISVSSQKDRNDFKPIILEGKEKERVLKKIEMLSKGIN
- a CDS encoding phospho-sugar mutase, whose translation is MDKETMERYQAWLDDPSISEKDKEVLKKMNESEIQDAFFMDLEFGTAGLRGIMGLGANRMNFYTVGKATQALANYINKTVEGEKSVAISYDTRRFSREFAEEAAQILAANGIKVYLFDDFRPTPLLSFAVRFLKATAGIMITASHNPPEYNGYKVYWSNGAQIIPPHDKGIIEEYEKLSFADVKRISFDEAKDKGFVVMVGKEVDSAYFEKALSYSFGISSKDLKIVYTPLHGTGIKIVPPLLEKVGFDVYIQKEQQIPDGGFPTVSYPNPEFDEAFELALKDARSIDADIVVASDPDADRMGVLVKHRGDYVRIDGNQMGILLLNFLLTMYSRKGMPKNPAVIESIVSSKLFAKIAKAHGVEVSEVLTGFKWICNEADRLRAESKTVFFAYEESYGYNIGDFVYDKDSGTPIMVTCEMAAYYKQEGMTLVDALEKIYKKYGYYLEGQLSPVYEGEAGVEKIRRIMKRLRENPIESLAGHKLTGMIDYLKGHGQIPPSDVLKMEFGDRLLVYARPSGTEPKVKFYFMVMNMESLEEAKSLLEKAKEEFAKTLGLED